From Aquificaceae bacterium, a single genomic window includes:
- the gatC gene encoding Asp-tRNA(Asn)/Glu-tRNA(Gln) amidotransferase subunit GatC → MVEKVAHLARLRLTEEEKEYFEKQLKSILHFVEQLQEVDTWQVESFTSHFDETPMREDEPSRDFEPYLILEKAPEGEGGFFVVPRVVEY, encoded by the coding sequence ATGGTGGAAAAGGTTGCCCACCTTGCAAGGCTCAGGCTCACAGAAGAAGAGAAGGAATACTTTGAAAAACAGCTCAAGAGCATACTGCATTTTGTGGAGCAACTGCAGGAGGTTGATACATGGCAAGTGGAGTCCTTCACCTCTCACTTTGATGAGACACCCATGAGAGAAGATGAGCCATCAAGGGACTTTGAGCCATATCTAATTTTAGAAAAGGCACCAGAGGGTGAAGGGGGTTTCTTTGTGGTGCCAAGAGTGGTAGAATATTAA
- the recA gene encoding recombinase RecA, with protein MIEEVQKEVLEKRKALENALTSIERRFGKGSIMPLKKAEKVKVDVIPTGSIALDIATGIGGIPRGRVVEIFGPESSGKTTLALHIIAEAQRAGGIAVFIDAEHALDPRYAEKIGVDTESLYISQPDYGEQALEIAESLIASNAVDVIVVDSVAALVPKDELEGEIGEAHVGKQARLMSQALRKLKGMAHRANTAIIFINQLREKIGVMFGNPETTPGGRALKFFADMRLDVRRIGEVKDSGEKTGNRVRVKVVKNKLAPPFQEAEFDVLYGEGICKLCDLIDTASELKVINKSGAWYSYGDIRLGQGREQAKKFLMENPELAREIEKKVREVAGLAAANT; from the coding sequence ATGATAGAAGAAGTTCAGAAGGAAGTCCTTGAGAAAAGAAAGGCTCTGGAAAACGCCCTTACCAGCATAGAAAGGCGTTTTGGGAAGGGCTCCATAATGCCCCTGAAAAAGGCGGAGAAGGTGAAGGTGGATGTTATACCCACCGGTTCTATTGCACTGGACATAGCCACGGGTATAGGTGGCATACCCCGGGGCAGAGTTGTTGAAATATTTGGCCCCGAGTCCTCAGGTAAGACCACTCTTGCACTTCATATAATAGCGGAGGCCCAGAGGGCAGGAGGCATAGCGGTCTTCATTGATGCGGAGCACGCCCTTGACCCAAGGTATGCGGAGAAAATAGGCGTTGACACAGAAAGCCTCTACATTTCTCAGCCAGACTACGGAGAGCAGGCTCTTGAAATAGCGGAAAGCCTAATAGCAAGCAATGCCGTGGACGTTATAGTGGTGGACTCCGTGGCAGCGCTGGTGCCGAAGGATGAGCTCGAGGGTGAGATAGGTGAAGCCCATGTGGGCAAACAGGCAAGGCTCATGTCTCAGGCCCTCAGGAAGTTAAAGGGCATGGCCCACAGGGCAAACACAGCCATAATCTTCATAAACCAGCTCAGGGAAAAAATCGGTGTCATGTTTGGAAACCCAGAGACCACGCCCGGTGGTAGAGCCCTAAAGTTTTTTGCGGACATGAGGCTTGACGTGAGAAGGATTGGTGAGGTAAAGGATAGTGGAGAAAAGACAGGCAACAGGGTGAGGGTAAAAGTGGTTAAAAACAAGCTGGCACCACCCTTTCAGGAGGCTGAGTTTGATGTGCTCTACGGCGAGGGTATATGCAAGCTCTGTGACCTTATAGATACCGCAAGTGAACTGAAGGTGATAAACAAAAGCGGTGCATGGTATAGCTACGGTGACATAAGGCTGGGACAGGGGAGAGAACAGGCTAAAAAATTCCTTATGGAAAACCCAGAGCTTGCCCGGGAGATAGAAAAAAAGGTAAGGGAGGTAGCTGGGCTTGCTGCAGCTAATACTTAA
- the lspA gene encoding signal peptidase II, whose amino-acid sequence MGKSLRKPALIYAFTALGILLLDLITKNLAESLLKDRDISLLPFLHLVLVYNRGVAFGLLADAPDFLRIPVLFITPLVALVITFLYALKTGGKILPLLMGMVGGGALGNLYDRVLLGYVRDFIYLSYGGLSWPAFNLADASISIAIFLLLLRELFLRGGKS is encoded by the coding sequence ATGGGAAAAAGCCTTAGAAAACCTGCTTTGATATACGCATTTACTGCGCTCGGTATCCTGCTTCTTGACCTTATCACCAAGAATCTTGCAGAATCCCTTCTAAAGGACAGGGATATAAGTCTTCTGCCCTTTTTGCACCTTGTGCTGGTTTACAACAGGGGGGTGGCCTTTGGCCTTCTTGCAGATGCACCAGATTTTTTAAGAATCCCCGTCCTTTTCATAACTCCCCTGGTAGCTCTTGTCATAACCTTTCTTTACGCTCTAAAAACAGGGGGGAAAATCCTTCCCCTTCTGATGGGCATGGTGGGAGGTGGAGCTCTCGGAAACCTCTATGACAGGGTTTTGCTTGGCTATGTGAGAGATTTTATATATCTATCCTACGGAGGGCTTTCGTGGCCAGCCTTTAACCTTGCAGATGCCAGCATAAGCATTGCCATATTCCTTCTCCTCCTGAGAGAGCTCTTTCTAAGGGGTGGAAAAAGCTAA